A window of Jannaschia sp. M317 contains these coding sequences:
- the rlmH gene encoding 23S rRNA (pseudouridine(1915)-N(3))-methyltransferase RlmH: MKLTLVAVGRLRKGPEKALVDDYLDRFAKTGRGLGLPPLSVQEVEARGSLTEAEAIDRALPDGAAVIILDERGATLTSPQLAQRIGDWRDQARDVAFVIGGADGLSQGLRDRADLAISFGAMVWPHMLVRVMVAEQLYRAASILAGTPYHRA, encoded by the coding sequence ATGAAGCTGACGCTGGTGGCCGTTGGCCGGCTTCGCAAGGGGCCGGAAAAGGCGCTTGTCGACGACTACCTTGATCGTTTCGCCAAGACCGGACGCGGCCTGGGCTTGCCGCCCCTGAGCGTGCAGGAAGTCGAGGCGCGCGGATCCCTGACCGAGGCCGAAGCAATCGACCGCGCCTTGCCCGACGGTGCCGCCGTCATCATCCTGGACGAACGGGGCGCGACCCTGACCTCTCCGCAACTGGCCCAGCGGATTGGTGATTGGCGCGATCAGGCGCGGGACGTGGCCTTTGTCATCGGCGGGGCCGATGGTCTGTCACAGGGGCTGCGCGACCGCGCCGATCTGGCCATCAGTTTTGGCGCGATGGTCTGGCCGCATATGTTGGTGCGGGTCATGGTGGCCGAACAACTCTACCGCGCGGCCAGCATCCTGGCCGGCACCCCCTACCATCGCGCGTGA
- the rsfS gene encoding ribosome silencing factor yields the protein MTEEQTLSADTIAAQSAATTGRQGADRSDEILALILKSLDDDKAEDVVQIDLRGKSSVADWMVVCSGRSSRQVAAISEKLSERLKGVLGRAARTEGKGQGDWVLLDAGDVIVHIFRPEVREFYQLEKMWQDPSDAAPRPN from the coding sequence TTGACGGAGGAACAGACACTGTCTGCCGACACCATCGCGGCCCAGTCCGCCGCCACCACAGGGCGCCAAGGCGCCGACCGGAGCGACGAGATCCTCGCGCTCATCCTGAAATCCCTTGACGACGACAAAGCCGAAGACGTCGTGCAGATCGACCTGCGCGGCAAATCCTCGGTGGCCGACTGGATGGTCGTCTGTTCGGGTCGGTCGTCGCGCCAGGTCGCGGCGATCTCCGAAAAGCTGTCCGAACGCCTCAAGGGTGTCCTGGGCCGTGCCGCCCGGACCGAGGGCAAGGGCCAGGGCGACTGGGTTCTCTTGGATGCGGGCGACGTCATCGTGCATATCTTCCGCCCCGAAGTGCGGGAATTCTATCAGCTTGAAAAGATGTGGCAGGACCCGTCCGACGCGGCCCCCCGCCCCAACTGA
- a CDS encoding methyl-accepting chemotaxis protein: protein MPDELFGEGNASAALNATTGLPLLLRVHAIRVSNTVGGRLVTRDPLLKERAVWAMEDALRGLRSINDILGTFRTLDTLNPVVPDVLDRAEADDHKTIEGVRVFMDVVADVLARAQAGRLDGSDFDRIGLTLYDPFHPAVLDLEDRLRRARDEVRLVLFRRAGKARDRATASRATIEEIARTVRLISLNARVEAARAGDHGRAFGVIAEEIKALAEQTEQASAGMGESVEEIMVHLRMF, encoded by the coding sequence ATGCCCGACGAACTGTTCGGCGAGGGCAATGCCTCGGCGGCGCTCAATGCGACGACGGGGCTGCCGCTCCTGTTGCGGGTTCATGCGATCAGGGTGTCGAATACGGTCGGCGGGCGGTTGGTCACCCGCGATCCCTTGCTCAAGGAACGCGCGGTCTGGGCGATGGAGGATGCGCTTCGGGGGCTCCGGTCGATTAACGATATCCTCGGGACGTTTCGCACCTTGGACACGTTGAATCCCGTGGTGCCGGACGTTCTGGACCGTGCCGAGGCCGATGACCACAAGACCATCGAAGGGGTGCGGGTGTTCATGGATGTCGTGGCCGACGTGTTGGCGCGGGCGCAGGCCGGTCGCCTCGATGGTTCGGATTTCGACCGGATCGGCCTGACGCTCTACGATCCGTTTCATCCCGCGGTCCTCGACCTGGAGGATCGCCTGAGACGGGCCCGCGATGAGGTCCGCCTTGTTCTCTTTCGTAGGGCCGGCAAGGCACGGGATCGCGCCACCGCGTCACGTGCCACGATCGAGGAAATCGCGCGGACGGTCCGGCTTATCTCGCTCAACGCCCGCGTCGAAGCCGCGCGCGCGGGTGACCATGGCCGCGCCTTCGGTGTCATCGCAGAAGAGATCAAGGCCCTGGCCGAGCAGACCGAACAGGCCAGCGCAGGCATGGGCGAGAGCGTGGAGGAGATCATGGTTCATCTCCGCATGTTTTAA